A window from Gymnogyps californianus isolate 813 chromosome 27, ASM1813914v2, whole genome shotgun sequence encodes these proteins:
- the AP4B1 gene encoding AP-4 complex subunit beta-1 isoform X3, whose translation MPYLGGEEVLRELRRALANPHVQADRLRYRAAVLRVIRMADLDQWGQSEVLTFLLRYRPRSEEELFDILNLLDGYLKSSSPSVVMAATKLFLVLAREYPHVQADVLVRVKGPLLSACTSESRELCFTALCHVRQILGSLPGHFSSHYKKFFCSYSEPHYIKCQKMEVLCELVNDENVQQVLEELKGYCTDVSVELAQGAIFAIGNIARTYTEQCVGILTELLGLQQEHITSAVVQAFRDLVWLCPQCTDAVCRALPSCEDTIQDSEGKQALIWLLGAHGEKVANAPYVLEDFVENVKSEMFPAVKMELLTALVRLFLSRPAECQDMLGRLLYYCIEEEMDMAVRDRGLFYYRLLQSGVEEVKRVLCSPKSDPSLGLLEDQTERPVNTWASEFNTLAPVYGRERWALVTAHQPAEPSYSCSPCTDSRNKDTESLISEGNKEVLKVHPDTGSLTLIPDVYLTAEQFEKTWLSLDMSCRLSLPWCGTVHPDTIQTALHVVHIQTIAMSKAGIQPWKAYLSAQDDAGCLFLTELLLEAADSEMQVSVKQSEAKPEALQTFISALRTVMGAVAGLGS comes from the exons GATGGCGGATCTGGATCAGTGGGGGCAAAGCGAGGTGCTTACCTTCCTTCTGCGTTACAGACCCCGCAGTGAGGAGGAACTCTTCGACATACTCAATTTACTGGATGGCTATCTCaaaagcagcagccccagcgTTGTGATGGCAGCCACCAAGCTTTTCCTAGTGCTGGCCAGGGAGTACCCGCATGTGCAGGCAGATGTTTTGGTGAGAGTGAAGGGACCGCTGCTGTCTGCCTGCACCTCGGAGAGCAGGGAGCTCTGCTTCACTGCGCTGTGCCATGTGCGTCAGATCCTTGGTAGCCTTCCTGGCCATTTTAGCAGCCACTACAAAAAGTTCTTCTGTTCGTATTCAGAGCCCCACTACATCAAATGCCAAAAGATGGAGGTGTTGTGTGAGCTAGTGAATGATGAAAACGTGCAGCAAGTGCTGGAGGAGCTGAAGGGCTATTGCACCGATGTATCGGTAGAGCTTGCCCAAGGGGCAATCTTTGCCATAG GCAATATTGCTAGGACGTACACAGAACAGTGTGTGGGGATTCTGACGGagctcctggggctgcagcaggaacaTATCACTTCAG CGGTAGTACAGGCTTTTCGGGACCTGGTTTGGCTGTGTCCGCAGTGCACGGATGCTGTGTGTCGGGCACTGCCTAGCTGTGAGGACACCATCCAGGACAGCGAG GGCAAGCAAGCGCTGATCTGGCTCCTGGGCGCACATGGTGAGAAAGTAGCGAATGCCCCCTATGTTTTAGAGGACTTTGTGGAGAACGTGAAGTCGGAGATGTTCCCAGCAGTGAAGATGGAGCTTCTGACAGCATTGGTGCGACTTTTCCTGTCTCGTCCTGCTGAGTGTCAGGACATGCTGGGGAGACTGCTCTATTACTGCATAG aggaggagatggatATGGCAGTACGAGACCGTGGATTGTTCTACTATCGCCTTTTGCAGTCTGGTGTGGAAGAAGTGAAACGGGTCCTGTGTAGCCCCAAGTCTGACCCCTCTCTGGGGCTCCTGGAAGACCAAACTGAGCGACCTGTGAATACATGGGCTTCAGAGTTTAATACTCTTGCACCAGTTTATGGCAGAGAACGCTGGGCACTCGTCACTGCTCACCAGCCAGCAGAACCCTCTTACAGTTGTTCTCCTTGTACTGACTCCAGGAACAAAGACACAG AGTCACTGATTTCTGAAGGGAATAAAGAAGTCCTCAAGGTTCATCCCGATACGGGCAGCTTGACCTTAATTCCTGATGTTTACCTGACTGCAGAACAGTTTGAGAAGACCTGGCTGAGCTTGGACATGAGCTGCCGCCTCTCTCTGCCCTGGTGTGGGACTGTTCATCCGGATACCATACAGACGGCTCTTCACGTTGTCCACATCCAGACGATTGCTATGAGCAAAGCTGGCATCCAGCCGTGGAAAGCTTACCTCAGTGCTCAGGATGACGCAGGCTGCCTCTTCCTAACAGAGCTTTTGCTTGAGGCGGCAGATTCAGAGATGCAGGTTTCGGTGAAGCAGAGTGAGGCAAAGCCGGAGGCACTGCAAACCTTTATTTCAGCGTTAAGGACGGTCATGGGGGCAGTTGCCGGACTGGGGTCCTGA